One genomic segment of Kogia breviceps isolate mKogBre1 chromosome 11, mKogBre1 haplotype 1, whole genome shotgun sequence includes these proteins:
- the PCBP1 gene encoding poly(rC)-binding protein 1, whose translation MDAGVTESGLNVTLTIRLLMHGKEVGSIIGKKGESVKRIREESGARINISEGNCPERIITLTGPTNAIFKAFAMIIDKLEEDINSSMTNSTAASRPPVTLRLVVPATQCGSLIGKGGCKIKEIRESTGAQVQVAGDMLPNSTERAITIAGVPQSVTECVKQICLVMLETLSQSPQGRVMTIPYQPMPASSPVICAGGQDRCSDAAGYPHATHDLEGPPLDAYSIQGQHTISPLDLAKLNQVARQQSHFAMMHGGTGFAGIDSSSPEVKGYWASLDASTQTTHELTIPNNLIGCIIGRQGANINEIRQMSGAQIKIANPVEGSSGRQVTITGSAASISLAQYLINARLSSEKGMGCS comes from the coding sequence ATGGATGCCGGTGTGACTGAAAGTGGACTAAATGTGACTCTCACCATTCGGCTGCTTATGCACGGAAAGGAAGTAGGAAGCATCATTGGGAAGAAAGGGGAGTCGGTTAAGAGGATCCGCGAAGAGAGTGGCGCGCGGATCAACATCTCGGAGGGGAATTGCCCGGAGAGAATCATCACTCTGACCGGCCCCACCAATGCCATCTTTAAGGCCTTCGCTATGATCATCGACAAGCTGGAAGAAGATATCAACAGCTCCATGACCAACAGCACGGCGGCCAGCAGGCCCCCGGTCACCCTGAGGCTCGTGGTGCCGGCCACCCAGTGCGGCTCCCTGATTGGGAAAGGCGGGTGTAAGATCAAAGAGATCCGCGAGAGTACGGGGGCCCAGGTCCAGGTGGCGGGGGATATGCTGCCCAACTCCACCGAGCGGGCCATCACCATTGCTGGCGTGCCGCAGTCTGTCACCGAGTGTGTCAAGCAGATCTGCCTGGTCATGCTGGAGACGCTCTCCCAGTCTCCGCAAGGGAGAGTCATGACCATTCCGTACCAGCCCATGCCGGCCAGCTCTCCAGTGATCTGCGCGGGCGGCCAAGATCGGTGCAGCGACGCTGCTGGCTACCCTCACGCCACCCATGACCTGGAGGGACCACCTCTAGATGCCTACTCGATTCAAGGACAACACACCATTTCTCCGCTCGATCTGGCCAAGCTGAACCAGGTGGCAAGACAACAGTCTCACTTTGCCATGATGCACGGCGGGACCGGATTCGCCGGAATTGACTCCAGCTCTCCAGAGGTGAAAGGCTATTGGGCAAGTTTGGATGCATCTACTCAAACTACCCATGAACTCACCATTCCAAATAACTTAATTGGCTGCATAATCGGGCGCCAAGGCGCCAACATTAATGAGATCCGCCAGATGTCCGGGGCCCAGATCAAAATTGCTAACCCAGTGGAAGGCTCTTCTGGTAGGCAGGTTACTATCACTGGTTCTGCTGCCAGTATTAGTCTGGCCCAATATCTAATCAATGCCAGGCTTTCCTCTGAGAAGGGCATGGGGTGCAGCTAG